The DNA region CGATGCGAAGGCGGTTGTCGAAGCGGGCGAGTGCCTGATCCTCAAATGGGCGGGCATGCGCTAAAGCCCCGCGGCATGGCGACCTAAGGGCACAAGCCTACCACAACTGTCAGTTGCCCGCTTGGCCGACGGCGATCAAGTTTGCAGACTGCTTTAGCCGGACTCCCCAGCGCGGTGGGGCTGCGTCGCACCAACGAAACCGATCGTCCAAGCCGCACGGCACCATGCGCTAGGTGGTGTGGACACTTATCGCATCCATAAGACGATGGCTGCGAGAGTGACGACGGCCAGGTAATTTCGGGCGGTCTTTTCGAAGCGGGTTGCAACGCGGCGGAACTGCTTGAGCTTTGAGAAGCAGCATTCGACGAGATGACGCTGGGCATAGAAATGCTTGTCGAGTGGATATTTGAGCGCGCGTGACGGGTTGTTGGGGATCACTGCGAGCGCGCCTTTGGCGGCGATAGCTTGGCGCAAGTGATCGGCGTCATAGGCCGTATCGGCCATGACGACCTCGGCGGATAAGCCTTCGATCAATGCGGCGGCTTGCGGTGCATCGCCCTTCTGACCTGCGGTGAGCTTGAACCGCACCGGACATCCCAAGCCTCGAACGGCCATGTGTATCTTGGTGCTCAGGCCGCCGCGCGAGCGGCCGATCGCTTGATCTTCCGCTTGATCTTCAGACCCCCCTTTTTGGCGCCGGCGGCGTGCTGATGCGCCCGAACAATGGTGGAATCGACGATCAGATATTCGAAGTCCGGATCATCGGACATCGCCTCGAAGATCCGCCACCAAACACCCTTGATGCTCCATCGACTGAAGCGCCGGAACACGCTGTTCCAGTCCCCAAACACCTCCGGAAGATCGCGCCAGGGAGACCCCGTACGCACGATCCACAGCACACCTTCCACGAACATCCGGTTGTCGCGCCCGGTGGAGCCCTTCTGATCGGGGCGCCCTATGATCAGCGGCGCTATCCGCTCCCACGCCGCGTCGCTCAATACCAAACGGTCCATCACACCCAAGGCGGCCTCCCCAAAAGCAGCCTTGAATCTGATTTGCTCCTAAAAGGGAACCCTTAGAGTCCACACCACCTAGCAGTTTGCTGAAGAACTGTCTCGTCACGGATGGGGTTTGATGATTCACTTTATCATCTCGAATCGGCGCAGACGATCATGCGCGGGAGGTTTACGGATCAGGGCGGCTGTTTTCGTACATCGCGCCGGATAAGCGTGTGCAGCGAACCATCCGCTGCGGAAGGTCCGGGAACTTGTCCGTTATGTTTTTGAGTGATTTGAACCGCAGCCTTGGGAGGCTTTACGCCAGCGAGGGACGTCCTTCGATCCCTCCGGAGCAATTGCTGAGCGCGTTGCTGCTGCAGGTGTTCTACGGCATCCGCTCGGAACGCCAGTTGATGGAGCAACTGGACTACAATCTTTTGTATCGCTGGTTCGTGGGACTGTCGCCGGACGATCCGGTCTGGGACCCGACCACCTTCACCAAGAACCGGGAGCGGCTGCAGAACGGCGATGTGTTCACGAGGTTCATGAACAGGCTTCTGAACCATCCGCAGGTCAATCCACTATTGTCGTACGAGCATTTTTCGGTGGACGGAACGCTGATCGAGGCCTGGGCATCACAGAAGAGTTTTCGTCCCAAGGACGGCAGCGGTGGCGACGATGATGGCGCCAACTTCCACGGCCAGAAGCGCAAGAACGACACCCATGCGAGTACCAGCGACCCGGACAGCAGACTTTATCGCAAGGCGGCCGGACGGGAAGCCAAGCTTTGCTATATGGGCCACGCCACCATGGAGAACCGGCATGGGCTGGCGGTCGCCGGCAGGGTCACACATGCCAACGGCACCGCCGAACGCCGGGCTTCGGAGACCATGCTGAAGGCGAGACGCAAAGCCGCAGGCCGCCGCATCACGGCTGGTGAGGACAAGGCATACGATACGGCCGACCATGTCGCCAATCTTCGTGCCATCGGCGTGACGCCGCATGTGACTCAGAACCAAGCCGTCACCAAAACCGGCAAGAACCGCAGCAGCGCCATCGACGAACGAACCACGCGGCATCCGGGGTACGGCATGTCGCAATCACGCCGGGCAATGGTCGAGTGCATCTTCGGATGGGGCAAGCAGCATGGGACCATGCGCAAGACCAAACATCGTGGCATCGCCCGCGTTGCCGCCGACTTCCTGCTCAATCTGATCGCCTACAACCTGATCCGCATTCCCAAACTGCTTGCCGCTTAGTCTAGCATCCCGCGTCAGGCCGCACCCAGCACAAGGTTAGAAAATTACATCCAACTCCACTGCGCCGCCCCAACAACCACCGGCGAGAATGCGAAAGCTCGTCATTTCAAGGTTTTTCAGCAAACTGCTAGTGCATTTCGTTGTTGGACTGCTCGCGAGAAATCCGGTGCAACACACTTATCCGCGTCATCACGACGTCCATTATGATCTCGCGGTGCATGTCAGATGAATTCGTCGCGAGGTTGCCGAGCCATTCCCGCATCTCTGTGGCTGCCTCCGAACCAGGGCCGGCGGGCTGTTGACTAACGCCCTTTCAGCGGCACATATCCGAGATGGCTGCCCGCATCGACTAACAGGATCTCGCCGGTAACGCCGGAGGCGCTAGTCAGAAAGAACACGGCGGCCTCGGCGGACTGTTCGGCGGTGCCGGCCAGGCGCAACGGCGTGTTCTGCGTCATCTTTTCCTTTAACTTCTCGTATTCCGTTTCTCCCATCCCATTGAGCAACCATCGCCCTTGGACGATGCCAGGACAAACCGTGTTAACTCGCACCGCAGGACCGAGCCATCGCGCCAGTGCAAGCGTCATAGTATTGAGACCGCCCTTAGACGCGACGTATGGAATCGAACTGCCATTGCCCGTGGCGCCACCAATCGAAGAGATGTTGACGATAGAACCGCGCTCCTCGCGCTCCTCCCATTGCTTCCTCATCGTGGGCCAAACAGCACGAGTCATCATGTACGGACCTGCAACGTTTATACGCATGATACACTCGAAGTCTTCGGGAGTGACATCTTCGAGGTCTCCCTCCTTCTGGAACTTAGTGGTCGCAGCATTGTTGATGAGTCCGTCGATTCGTCCCCACTTCTCCAACGTCGCGGCTGCCAACTTGCGGCAATCCGCGTCCTGTCCCACGTTTGCCTGCACTAGGATGGCATCCACTCCCTTGGCCTTGACCTTCTCGAAAGTTTCCTCAGCATCTTTCTTGCTCTTGCTGTAATTGATTGTGATGTTCCAGCCGCGATCTGCTAATTCGATGGCGCACGCGGCACCTAAGCCCGTCGCGGATCCGGTCACGATCGCCACCTTGGTCATGCCCACCTGCCCTTTCGCTGAGATGCAGGGAGAAGAATAACGCGGTTCGCGCGTCGGTTTCAGTCGATATGGCTGCAAAAATCGCCGTAATGCTGCGTCTACCCGAAAAAATAAAATCTTGCGTTGCTAGGTGACCTTGCCCGCACGGGCTTAATCCAATTTGAAGTTCGTTCTGGCCCATGACGTAGCGCGTTTTGACTCACGATCTGGACCTCGATCCAGAAAAGGAAAAGTCATAGTTTACGTCGGCCTCGATGGTTCGCTGAATTCTATCGCGATATGTGCGGTGGACGAGACCGAAAGGCTCATCCCAGTCGGACGACGTTGGCGGACGCGCAATCGATTATGCGATACCCCGAACTATGGGCTGGTCAAATTGAGCGGGTGGGCTCGGAGCAGGACCGACCTCGGAATGGCTGACCGCGCGGCTCCCAGCAACAGTTTGGAAGCCCTCCAGGTCAAGGCGGCACTTTCGGTCATGCCGGTGACGCGCTCGTGGGATCGCGCAGTTGGTGAGAACGAGATAGTTCAAATCTGTCCGCGTCAAGAGTATCGGAAGCTAAAGGGCGCGGACATTGACGGCTTCTCGTAAGCATATCATCCGCTCCGTCGCTGCCGCCGAGCAAGTCATCCTGGTGTCCTGAACCAGAAGTTCGCAGAATCGCGTCGTGTTTTGCCGAGGCATTGTATCGGTAGAAACACTCGATGGAGGCAAGGATGTCGTCGGCGGATTTGGTCCATCGGAATAGTTTGGGATCAGCGGTTGTGTCGTTCGATGAACGAGGTGATGTCGGCCCTGAGCGAGGCGACACTGCGATAGATGCTGCGCATGATCTTCTTGTCGGTGAGGAGCCCGAAGAAGCGCTCGACTTGATTGAGTCATGACGAGCTGGTCGGGGTCAGGTGCACGTGCCAACGCGGGGCTTTTAGCCAGCCATCTGCGGATCCGTGGGGTCTTGTGATGACGTAATAGTCCATGACGAGATGGACGTCGAGGTCGGGCGGCACGGCGGGCTCGATCTCATCGAGGAACTTGCGGATTTCGGCGGCGCGGCGGCGTCCATAGCGCTTGCCGATGACCCGTCCGGTCGCAATGTCGAGGGCCGCAAACAGCGATGTGGTGCCGTGCCTCGTGTAGTTATGGTTTCTCGAGCCGGCTGGCCGGGACGCATCGACAGCATCGGCTGACTGCGGTCCTGCGCCTGGATTTGGGACTTCTCATCCACGCACCGAACGCTGGCGTGCTCCGGCGGCGAGACGTAAAGTCCGATGGCATCGTGCACTTTGGCCACGAAGTTCGGATGGGTGGCGTTCTGGAGGCAACTTTCCAACGTCCTCACGATCACCGCTTCGATGCGGGCATCGTCAATCGTGCGCGGCGCGCCGAAGCGCGGCTCGTCGTGCTGCCCGGCCACGCGCTGCTTCACAAAACGCTGCCGCTTGCCTACCGTCTGCCGGTCCAGGCCAGCTTGGCCACCACTTCCTTGTTCTGACCACCTTCTGCGCTGGTCAGCACGATCCGGGCTCTCAGAGCCAGCGCCTGCGCCGTCTTCCGCTCCATCGTCACGACGTCAGTTCGGCCCGCTCATCATCGCTCAATGTCAAGGGGCCAACTTGCCGGACCGCGATTAGATACTCGTTGCCGTTGGCCTCTATCCTTGGCACGTCGACGCGAATCTACTGCGCATCTACGATTGCTATCTTGTGAGTCGAGACACTAGGAAATGAAGGCGGCGGAAGATGCACACCGCGGAACCTGGCCCGTCCGCCAGCGCTGCGACCTCGGTCGAAGTAGCGGCGTCCTGCTCAATATCAACTGAGATGGGGATGACTTCGCCAAAGCATGGGCAGAGCGAGCTTGGACGATAACTGCAAGCGTCAACGAAAAAGTCGGTGGTGCTCGACGTCAATCGGCTCTCACATCGCGCGCTCGGTGAGTGATCGTCCGGACGGCCCCCCGAACGTGATGGTTTAGCCATGAACAGCCGGAACAGTGCCGACAAGGCCAGAAACCCATGGACGAAAGTTGGTGGCGATACAAGGCGAGATGTCATGGGTGTGCTTGATGTTTTCCATCGAAGGAGGAATGCGCCGTGACCGAGACGAACGTCTTCCAACTCTCCCAAACGGAAGCTTTTGTGAATCCATCACCGAGGTACTTCGCAACGGCGCGTGAGCGTTGTTGCGATCGAGACCGAAGTTTCGGCCTTTGCTGAGCACGTATTCCAACAAGCTGATCGAGGATGGCCGTCAGCGGCTGGTGCGCCACGGACAATTTCCCAAGCGCCAGATCATGACCGGCATCAATCCGGAGGCCGTGCGCCGCCCACTGGTGCGCGACCGCTTCGGCGAAGGTATGGGCCGCGACGCGTTGTCGCCTTTTACGACTCCCTGGCCGAGCACTGGAAGCATCAGCGCACGACGGAAAAGATGGACAAACGCTTTCTTCATGACCGAGACGAGACGATTGCGGAAAACGCCGCAAGTCCATTCTTTTGATCGGCTGCGCCCCGAGTCATTCTTCCGTTCCGGCCGTCGATCCCGCGACCGCCGCGCGCAGGGCTGTCAAGGGTGGCCACATTTGCGGCACCGCAAGGCTTGGCCTTGACCGGCACGAGCACGGCGGCATGCTGGCAGTAGAACGGCACTGCATTCCTGGCGTGCTGGAATTGCCGTCAGCCGCGATTATGGTTGTCGGGCTCGGCGACCTCGTGGAGAAGCGTGACGCGTCGGCTGCAAGCGTCACCGGACTGCCGCGCCGGGCGCCGATCCGCATGAAAAAGCGTGCAGTGGACCGTCGCCTTGGCTGCTGCCCAGGCCGCCTCGATCAGCATGGCGCGCGCATGACTGCGGCCGATCGTGCTGATGCGACCGTGATGGGCGGCTCCGAGTCCCCACTGCCGCACCCGCAGGTTCACCCCGAAATAGCTCACCAGCTTCCGCGGGCGAAAATGCGAACCGAGCGTCATCGACAGCACGAGTGAACCGCGATCATTTGGGGTGCGTGCAGGGTCGAGTTGGCTTTGCTCGACGTACACCGGACGAGAGAGCTCCCGCGCGTGATCCTCATCCCGGATACGACTATCGACGTCACGATTTGCAACGTCCGCCTGATCGTCGATGAGCTATCGCTTGACAGGCAAGGCTTCACTCTCTTTCGGCACAAGATATATCCTGTGAATGAACGTGATCCCAGGTCGCCTATAGCTCCTCGGTGCCTTGTGCCTGCTCAATCCTCCTAAAGCTCAGACATCCTCGTGTGAAGAGATAAATCTTCATGTTATGGGGGGGCGCACGCAGAAATTCCGCATTCCATAGAGGCATATTAGCTGATTCCAGATCCCGGAGGCAGGTACGATTTATTGAAAACACATCGTCGGTCTGGCGGGAGAAGGTGAGAATGGTTTTTCCGAGGTGTTCATCGTCTGCGCGGTCACAAAGGCAGCCGGTATATTCCGGTGGCGTCGGTGGAAAACTCAGCGGTCGAGGCGCCAAGCTACGTGCCGCGTGAGTCCCATCGAGATGCGTGACGCCAGCAACACCGCCGCCGGGCGGACAACGAAGTGATAGCTATGCAACGTTCGACACTTCCCCTCTTTGGCGTCAAGGTCGTCGATTTCGGCCAGTACATTGCCGGCCCCGCGGTTGCGATGATCCTCGCCGATCTTGGCGCCACGGTCGTACATATTGACCCACCATCCGGGCCCCTCTGGGACAGCTCGGCCAATGCGACTCTAAATCGAAACAAACTGATAGTCCAGATCGACTTGAAGACTGAGGAGGGCCTTTTGCGAGCGCAAACCCTCGTCGAGGAAGCAGACATTGTAGTAGAGAACTTCCGCCCGGATGTGCTCAGGCGCCTCGGCATCGATTTCACAGCCCTGCGCCAAGCGCGGCCTGACCTGATCACCGTGTCTATTCCCGGCTTTGCTTCCAACGACCAACTGCGTCGCGAATGGCGCGCCTTCGAGACCGTGATCGCGGCATCCTCGGGAGTGTTCACCAGCGGCATCCTCGGGGGGCTGAACCGGGTGCTGATGGGCATCAGTCCATCCTTCTCGCCGCTGCCCCTGGCATCCGCCTATGGCACGATGCTCGCGGTATCGGCCACGGTGTTGGCGCTTCAGGCAAAAGAGCGCGGAGGAACCGGTGACCATATCGAGGTGCCTCTCGCATGCGCGCTAATGGAAGGCCTCGCCTACAACTCGATCACCATTGATGACCTTCCGCTCCGCTATAAATCACCACGTGAGCGAGAACTCGAGAGGCGGCGCGCGGAGGGCTTGCCAATGGATCTTTCTTATGGGGCGTTGCAGGAACTGCTCGATCCATTTTGTCGCCACTACAAATGCAAGGACGGACGTATGTTTTATGCCGTCTGTCACAGCCACAAGCGCCATGCCAAGCGCTGCTTGCAGGTTCTAGGCCTGTACGACGAACTCGTGGCCGAGGGCCTTCCAGAGGAGACCGATAGCTATCTTCCGATCTGCGAATGGCGATCCGACGCCTCAATAAATGTTTTTCCCTTGCCAAAATCCTGGGCCGACAAGATCGCGGGGCGGATGAAGGCCGCCTTCCTGACCCGAACCGCAAAGGAATGGGAACGCATCTTCGGGGAAGGCCAGATCCCCGGCGCGCCGCACCGCTGGCTACGGGAATGGATCAGTGACGATCACGCACAGCGCGCGGGCCTGATGATCGAGGTCGACGATCCCGTGTACGGGCGAATGATCCAGCCCGGGCCTGTGGCCTGGCTGGAAGAATCCGGGGAAGCGATGCTGAGTCCGGTGCCTCGGAAGTGGGTGACCTTCGATGAGGCGCTCGCCACTCTCTCGCCGTCATCTGCTGAGCGATCAGCGGCTCCGCCGGACCGCGCGCGGACCGGATGGCTCGACGGCGTAAGGGTTCTAGACCTGTGCAATGTCATAGCTGGCCCGCATTCGGCGTCCTATCTCGCCCGTTTCGGTGCGGAAGTGATCAAGATCGACCCGGCGATCCCGCTTTACGACTGCTCGACCACGATCATCTACGGCATGACCCACATGCGCGGCAAGCGCTCGGTTCTGGTGGATATCAGCTCATCCGGTGGCCGTGAGGTCTTCGAGAAGCTGGTGAAGTCGGTTGATGTTGTGGTGTGGAATGCGACTGACCGACAGGTTAAGCGCATGGGGCTCGATCTGGAGGGCCTGAAGGCCCTCAATCCAAACGCGATCTTCTGCCAGCTCGATTGCTTCGGCGGAATTCGTCGAGGTCCGCGCAGCGACTATTTCGGCTATGACAATCTCGTCCAGGCGGCGACAGGCATCACGCTGAGGTTCTCTAGTTCCGCAGAGACGCCCGAGGACCACGCGCCCACGGCAGGTACGATCGATGTCATGTGCGGGTTCGGCGCGGCTCTCGGCATTGCCGCTGCACTGTACCAGAAGGCCAGGACCGGGCACGCAGGGCGGGCGCGGACATCGCTGTCGGCGCTGTCCGGCTTCTTGCAGACGCCGTTCTGCTATGACTACGAAGGACGGGGGCCATTCGACGAGCCCGCCGGTCCCGATGCCAAGGGCTATGATGCCCTGACCCACCTTTATGAGACAAGTTCCGGCAGCAGCCTCATGCTCAGCGCCGTCGCGGGTGACCTGCCTCGCCTTGCCCGAGTGGAAGGCCTTGAAGGACTTGCTGATGTTTCGAAGGAGGACCGGAGCTCCTTCCTTGCCATGGCCATCCGAAAGGCGTCCGCCGAGGATTGGTTGTCGAGATTGAATGCAGCCGATATCGCTGCCGCAATCTGCGAGAATATAGATGCCATACGCTCGGCAAATTCCAGGCCTGCGGATGGTGCTTCGGGAACCGAACAGGACAGCTATTCCTTCTCAACAGATCATGACCATCCCAGCGGGCACGCCGTAACGCAGGTTGATCCTTACGCAATCCGCTCGGCGGTCGGAAAGGTCTATTCGCTGTCCCCCGCGGAAAAATACGGCGCCTCGACGCGACGAGTTCTGCGGTCGTTGCAGTACACCGAAGCTGAAATAGATACGTTGCTCGCGGCAGAAGCGATAAGCGAAAGCTGGAGTCGCGAGTACTTGCCCAGCTGACGAAGGCAGCAGCTGACTTAACCGGTTTGTGTTCGGAACAGTGCAACGATTCAATGCGCTGCCAGTCGTGTATGCAGGACATCGCAGATTGGTTCCAGACGTGGCGCGTTCTTTCTTGCCGCCGCGGCGAGCGATCTCTCAGTCCCATCAGACGTTCGCGGCGATATCGATCAATCCACTTCAGTGCGGTCCGCGGGCAGACGCCTACGGCACGTGTGGCGGCCTTCGGCGTCCGCCCGCTCTACACCAGCCGAACAATGCGCGGACCATCGGCGTAAGGTCGGCAGCCCGGTCGATCGTCCACGCCAGTTTGGCCAGCGCATCGTTCATGTCGATGATCGCGTCCAACCGCGAGCGCGGAAGGTCGGCCTGTCGCTGTCGTGTGTCGCTCCTTCGATCGCATCGCTCCCACCGACGCGACGACGGAATCACGACCTCGATTCGAGGGAATCCCAAAAATGAAATTTGCAAGCGTATGAGGCCTAAAGCCTCAAAAAGCCTGCAATCTCAGACGCCACCTCAACCGACAAATCGACTCCCGCTCAATGACTTGGGACGCTCTTCACGGCCGACTTCTTATGCTCGAAAGGCATGATCGTCTATGCAATAGAGGCGACAGCGCGCTGAAGACGATGCCAACTTGTTCATTATACACTAAAATGCCTCATTATGAAGACAGGGTCGTTGTCGGTATCCAGACCCAAGTGCGGAAACGGTAGCCGTTTACGAAGTTTAGTCAGGATTGTGCTCAACAACCTCTATTCGCGCACCAGAAGTGACGCGCATTCCGTCCAGCCGGTCGTGATGTCCGTGAGAACGAGCGTATGGACGATACTGCCCGCGAAGGAGCGCTGTGATCAAGATGATCGGTTTCGACGAAACTGGGGCGTCGGATGTTTCCAGTCTGCTGAAGTACGAACAGGAAGGCTGCGTCGTAGAGCACTTGCTACAGAGCGACGTCGCTCTCGTGCTTTGCTCACGAGCGCATTGATCGATCGTTGCCGCACTTGTAATAAATTGACACGTATCTCTGGCGCCAAGTCGATATGGCGGTGCCGCTCCATCTTCAATCGAGATCGTCAGCAGGCTTTCAGACGCTGCCGCGCACCTAGTCTGCGCCCTCTAGGGAGTATCAGCGCGTTTCGCTCGGCATCTTGGCAAATGTGCCAGTGACTGCCGCGCGGCACCCCACCGAGCGCGATCGAGCGATGCTACAATTTGTGCTTCGCCGCGGAGCCTTGAATCTCGGAGCTGGTACAAGCTCTGATAGCAATTGAGTTGGCAACAGACATCGGGGCCCATGCGTTACGGGGATGATGCGGCAGCCTTAACAAAGGTCTGTGCGTACCAACCGTCACAAATATTGTTTGGAGGTACTCCATGGGAAAGCAGGACGTCAGGCTCCTATACGGACGGCGGCCAAGCCAGAGAGCCCTGGCCTCCATGACTGCCAGGCAGCTTTGCCAGCTACACCCTCCACCAATCGCTCCCGATTCCTTCAGTTCGGAATCAGCTTGTCCAAAGAATGGCCGCAACATGCGCAACTCTCTAACGAAGAGAAAACTACGAAGCTTAGTAGGTTCGCTTTCCCCATTGTTATGTAAATGATTGGAGGCGTGCTGGGAGGCGCGTGTCGTCCAACACAAGGCCTACCGAGATGGGTTTCGCAGCAATCTGACCGTCGCTATTCATTTGGGAAAAAAGGAAGCACCATGGTCTACGAGACCATCAAATATGAACTTGTCGAGCAGATCCTGACGATCACCTTGAATCGGCCAGAGAAGCTCAACGCCTGTACTGTCACTATGGAGCTCGAATTGATCGACGCATTCGATCGCGCCGATAAGGACGACGACGTCCGCGCTATCATCGTAACCGGCGAAGGCCGCGCATTTTGTGCCGGAGCCGATCTTGGCGCCGACTCATTTGACACTGACGTGAAGCGGGGACCGGTGAAACGGCTGCCCAATGGCACGGTGGACTACAGTGATCCGAAGGTCAGCGAGACCGGTGGCCACCTCGCGTTGCGGATATTTGAGTGCGTTAAGCCAGTGATTGCTGCGGTGAATGGGCCGGCCGTCGGCATGGGAGTGACCATGCAACTCGCGATGGACGTCCGCATTGCGTCTGAGGCCGCAGCTTTCGGCTTTGTATTCTCCCAACGTGGTATTGTGCCAGAGGAAGCCTCGAGCTGGTTCCTACCGCGCATCGTAGGAATCGCGCAGGCGCTCGAGTGGTGCTACACTGGCCGCGTCTTCCCAGCGCTGGAGGCGCTTGCGGGGCGTTTAGTCAGTAAGGTGGTCCCGCCTGATCAATTGCTGCCGACCGCTCGCACGCTGGCGCGCGAGATCGCCGAGAAGACAGCCCCGGTCTCGATCGCGCTGATCCGGCAGATGATGTGGCGCTTGCAGGGCGCCGACGATCCCATGGAGGCTCACAAGATTGATAGCCGGGCGTTATATGCGTGCGGCCGTTCCGCTGACGCCAAGGAGGGCGTGAGGGCGTTCCTGGAGAAGCGGCCCGCGGTATTCAAAAACAAGGTGTCTGTCGATATGCCGGATTTTTTTCCGTGGTGGACGGAACGGGAATACAAGTAATCATCATCCGTATCTCCGGCCTGTGGAGTCTCAACAGGTCGTCTTCCTGGCAGGGCGAGGCGGCTGGTGGGCGGTTTGGCGTCCAGGTTGCCGTGCGGACGATGCCAGTTATAGTGATGCAGCCAGCTCGGCAGGTCTTTGGCGGGCTGGTCTGAGGTTTCATAAGGCCGGAGCATAGGTCCGGTGGCGCGGAGCTACGCGGATAAAGCGCTCGCCCTTGCCGTTTGTCTTGCGATCTGTAGGCCGGGTGATGATGTGCCTGACGCGCGGCCTTTGCACATCTTGGCAAACGCGTTAGCGCGATAACAGGAGCCGTTGTCGGTCGTGATGCCGGTGATCTTCGTCCCGACGGTAGCAAGTAAACGGTGTCTTTGAGAAAGGCAATGGCGCTCTCGCTCTCGTCGAGCCGGATTTGGGAGAAGGCCAAGTGCGATGCATTGTGGATCACGACATGGACGAACTCCTAGCCTTCACTGCCGCTTTCGCTGGCGATCGCGAATGACCCGATGGGCAGTTCTTACGAACCTGCCGAGCTTTTTG from Bradyrhizobium sp. B124 includes:
- a CDS encoding IS5 family transposase, whose protein sequence is MGADDHAREVYGSGRLFSYIAPDKRVQRTIRCGRSGNLSVMFLSDLNRSLGRLYASEGRPSIPPEQLLSALLLQVFYGIRSERQLMEQLDYNLLYRWFVGLSPDDPVWDPTTFTKNRERLQNGDVFTRFMNRLLNHPQVNPLLSYEHFSVDGTLIEAWASQKSFRPKDGSGGDDDGANFHGQKRKNDTHASTSDPDSRLYRKAAGREAKLCYMGHATMENRHGLAVAGRVTHANGTAERRASETMLKARRKAAGRRITAGEDKAYDTADHVANLRAIGVTPHVTQNQAVTKTGKNRSSAIDERTTRHPGYGMSQSRRAMVECIFGWGKQHGTMRKTKHRGIARVAADFLLNLIAYNLIRIPKLLAA
- a CDS encoding SDR family oxidoreductase — translated: MTKVAIVTGSATGLGAACAIELADRGWNITINYSKSKKDAEETFEKVKAKGVDAILVQANVGQDADCRKLAAATLEKWGRIDGLINNAATTKFQKEGDLEDVTPEDFECIMRINVAGPYMMTRAVWPTMRKQWEEREERGSIVNISSIGGATGNGSSIPYVASKGGLNTMTLALARWLGPAVRVNTVCPGIVQGRWLLNGMGETEYEKLKEKMTQNTPLRLAGTAEQSAEAAVFFLTSASGVTGEILLVDAGSHLGYVPLKGR
- a CDS encoding CoA transferase; translation: MQRSTLPLFGVKVVDFGQYIAGPAVAMILADLGATVVHIDPPSGPLWDSSANATLNRNKLIVQIDLKTEEGLLRAQTLVEEADIVVENFRPDVLRRLGIDFTALRQARPDLITVSIPGFASNDQLRREWRAFETVIAASSGVFTSGILGGLNRVLMGISPSFSPLPLASAYGTMLAVSATVLALQAKERGGTGDHIEVPLACALMEGLAYNSITIDDLPLRYKSPRERELERRRAEGLPMDLSYGALQELLDPFCRHYKCKDGRMFYAVCHSHKRHAKRCLQVLGLYDELVAEGLPEETDSYLPICEWRSDASINVFPLPKSWADKIAGRMKAAFLTRTAKEWERIFGEGQIPGAPHRWLREWISDDHAQRAGLMIEVDDPVYGRMIQPGPVAWLEESGEAMLSPVPRKWVTFDEALATLSPSSAERSAAPPDRARTGWLDGVRVLDLCNVIAGPHSASYLARFGAEVIKIDPAIPLYDCSTTIIYGMTHMRGKRSVLVDISSSGGREVFEKLVKSVDVVVWNATDRQVKRMGLDLEGLKALNPNAIFCQLDCFGGIRRGPRSDYFGYDNLVQAATGITLRFSSSAETPEDHAPTAGTIDVMCGFGAALGIAAALYQKARTGHAGRARTSLSALSGFLQTPFCYDYEGRGPFDEPAGPDAKGYDALTHLYETSSGSSLMLSAVAGDLPRLARVEGLEGLADVSKEDRSSFLAMAIRKASAEDWLSRLNAADIAAAICENIDAIRSANSRPADGASGTEQDSYSFSTDHDHPSGHAVTQVDPYAIRSAVGKVYSLSPAEKYGASTRRVLRSLQYTEAEIDTLLAAEAISESWSREYLPS
- a CDS encoding crotonase/enoyl-CoA hydratase family protein; its protein translation is MVYETIKYELVEQILTITLNRPEKLNACTVTMELELIDAFDRADKDDDVRAIIVTGEGRAFCAGADLGADSFDTDVKRGPVKRLPNGTVDYSDPKVSETGGHLALRIFECVKPVIAAVNGPAVGMGVTMQLAMDVRIASEAAAFGFVFSQRGIVPEEASSWFLPRIVGIAQALEWCYTGRVFPALEALAGRLVSKVVPPDQLLPTARTLAREIAEKTAPVSIALIRQMMWRLQGADDPMEAHKIDSRALYACGRSADAKEGVRAFLEKRPAVFKNKVSVDMPDFFPWWTEREYK